In one Buchnera aphidicola (Pemphigus immunis) genomic region, the following are encoded:
- the nuoL gene encoding NADH-quinone oxidoreductase subunit L produces the protein MSIIYLVILFPLLGFLLISFFNQFLTKKYIAWIGISSIAFSTLITFYVVNIFLKCKDSKVILYKLWHWIHIEKFFVDFNLLLDGLSITMLVMITCIGFLISIYSNEYMRNSEGFSRFFSYINFFIASMLLLILSDNLILMFFGWELVGLCSYLLIGFYFTEVKNCFSAIKAFIITRIGDLFLLFAFFLVYQKFGSLSFSDLELISENSFLILHNESLKWITVCMMIGALGKSAQVPMHTWLTDAMVGPTPVSALIHAATMVTAGIYLICRIHGLFILTPEILNFLSVIGIVTILIASMSALVQKNVKCILAYSTMSQIGYMFLGLGVQAWYAVIFHLVVHAIFKALLFLSAGSIILSCNNEKNIFKMGGLHKKLFFEYACFLLGGSSLIGFPIISAGFYSKGSILLEIYRYQNFYFLLMALIGTFLTAIYTCKIIFLVFHGRKTIIVVNNKSLSFRIPLIILGIFSTFISSLIVLPLSNVFFTHSFLESDKLALECYSSISTIIGIWIAYNIWITRNKIILFLISTKLISFFYNFCLKGLYFDYLYYLFFTKLYLIISNLLSYDPCKYIINIPVNVLIFFNKKLLITVNGYLRWYVTSIIMGTTVILVSILIFFRYHFIFFY, from the coding sequence ATGAGTATTATTTATCTTGTTATTTTATTTCCATTACTTGGTTTTTTGTTAATATCTTTTTTTAATCAATTTTTAACTAAAAAGTACATAGCATGGATAGGAATTTCTTCAATTGCTTTTTCAACGTTGATAACGTTCTATGTTGTAAATATATTTTTAAAATGTAAAGATAGTAAAGTTATTCTATACAAATTATGGCATTGGATTCATATTGAAAAGTTTTTTGTAGATTTTAATTTGTTATTAGATGGATTATCTATAACAATGTTGGTTATGATTACTTGTATTGGGTTCTTAATTAGTATTTATTCTAATGAATATATGAGAAATTCAGAAGGTTTTTCTCGTTTTTTTTCGTATATAAATTTTTTTATTGCCAGTATGTTATTGTTGATTTTATCTGATAATTTAATTCTTATGTTTTTTGGTTGGGAATTAGTAGGATTATGTTCTTATTTATTAATTGGTTTTTATTTTACAGAAGTAAAAAATTGTTTTTCTGCAATAAAAGCATTTATTATTACTCGTATTGGGGATTTATTTTTATTATTTGCTTTTTTTTTAGTTTATCAAAAATTTGGTTCTTTAAGTTTTTCTGATTTAGAATTGATATCAGAAAATAGTTTTTTGATATTACATAACGAGTCTTTAAAATGGATAACAGTTTGTATGATGATAGGGGCATTAGGAAAATCAGCACAAGTACCAATGCATACTTGGTTAACTGATGCTATGGTAGGACCAACTCCTGTTTCAGCTTTAATTCATGCTGCTACTATGGTGACAGCAGGAATATATTTAATATGTAGAATACATGGTTTATTTATTCTAACTCCTGAAATATTAAATTTTTTATCTGTTATAGGTATAGTTACAATATTAATTGCAAGTATGTCTGCTTTAGTACAAAAAAATGTTAAATGTATATTAGCTTATTCTACTATGAGTCAAATTGGTTATATGTTTTTAGGATTAGGAGTGCAAGCTTGGTATGCTGTTATTTTTCATTTAGTAGTGCATGCTATATTTAAAGCGTTGTTATTTCTTTCTGCAGGATCGATTATTTTGTCTTGTAATAATGAAAAAAACATTTTTAAAATGGGTGGTTTACATAAAAAATTATTTTTTGAATATGCATGTTTTTTACTTGGAGGAAGTTCGTTAATTGGTTTTCCTATTATTAGTGCAGGATTTTATAGTAAAGGTTCTATTTTATTAGAAATATATAGATATCAAAATTTTTATTTTTTATTAATGGCATTAATAGGAACGTTTTTAACTGCTATATATACATGTAAGATTATTTTTTTAGTTTTTCATGGTAGAAAGACTATTATTGTTGTTAATAATAAATCTTTAAGTTTCAGAATTCCATTAATAATATTAGGAATATTTTCCACGTTTATAAGTTCTTTAATAGTATTGCCTTTATCCAATGTTTTTTTTACACATAGTTTTTTAGAATCTGATAAATTAGCATTAGAGTGTTATTCTAGTATATCAACAATCATTGGTATTTGGATTGCATATAACATATGGATTACAAGGAATAAAATTATTTTATTTTTGATAAGTACTAAATTAATTAGTTTTTTTTATAATTTTTGTTTGAAAGGATTATATTTTGATTATTTATATTATTTATTTTTTACAAAGTTATATTTAATAATATCTAATTTATTATCATATGATCCATGTAAATATATAATAAATATTCCTGTAAATGTTTTAATTTTTTTTAATAAAAAATTATTAATTACTGTTAATGGTTATTTGCGTTGGTATGTGACATCAATAATTATGGGTACAACAGTTATTTTGGTTTCAATATTAATTTTTTTCCGATATCATTTTATATTTTTTTACTAA